In Myxocyprinus asiaticus isolate MX2 ecotype Aquarium Trade chromosome 16, UBuf_Myxa_2, whole genome shotgun sequence, a single window of DNA contains:
- the gpatch3 gene encoding G patch domain-containing protein 3: MAALDGATYFVINNIPVRLRSADLRNYFSQFIESKGFICFHYRHRPEVRVQTATQGSDAAGTSERTDCSDGSKGKPAGSCCCVVSVRSNVSDRFLKMYSGNQWIDSTGNWLARKCLIRRVKVSGQEDHNSFPYKTKAELRRHIAQSEHFTMSDLKGLSELNPPSLMPAGNVGTPVTVFLELIQSCRLPPRLIRKLGLTFPKTGSHRRYGNVPYQYRSTAVVTPTEESVFTAGGVEISGPGSVAPPTTTRTVEEDQRNSPPPVNQESQEAELSGPDDDDDRCEEWERHEALHDDVTSQERTKERLYEEKIELKWEKGGSGLVFYTDAQFWQEEEGDFDEQTADDWDVDMSVYYDKDGGDMDARDYVRMRSENRLREGLEGLPGRQQKIGSFERFTKGVGRRVMEKQGWTDGKGLGNSQVGMSDALESEGQHPHCKRGFGYHGEKLSSFLPLKKPRKEFHISTIYDKPKDIDKGDELLRRQPSTSIKYRDWQPSGSTYSTSRPLPP, encoded by the exons ATGGCGGCGTTGGACGGTGCGACGTATTTTGTTATTAACAACATTCCGGTCCGGCTCCGATCCGCGGACCTGCGGAATTATTTCAGTCAGTTTATAGAGAGTAAAGGCTTTATTTGTTTCCATTACCGCCACCGGCCGGAAGTTCGAGTTCAGACGGCAACACAAGGGTCAGATGCGGCTGGTACCAGTGAGCGGACAGACTGTTCTGATGGTTCTAAAGGGAAACCCGCGGGTTCGTGTTGTTGTGTGGTGTCAGTTCGTTCAAATGTATCAGACAGATTCTTGAAGATGTATTCTGGTAATCAGTGGATCGATTCGACAGGAAACTGGCTGGCGAGAAAATGTTTGATCCGGAGAGTCAAAGTATCGGGGCAGGAAG ATCATAATTCATTCCCTTACAAGACAAAGGCTGAACTGCGACGGCACATCGCCCAATCAGAGCACTTTACCATGTCTGACCTCAAGGGCCTGTCAGAGCTCAATCCACCCAGCCTCATGCCAGCGGGGAACGTGGGCACGCCTGTGACTGTTTTCCTGGAGCTCATCCAGTCCTGTCGCCTCCCTCCGCGCCTCATACGAAAGCTAGGACTCACCTTTCCCAAGACAGGTTCACATCGGCGATATGGCAACGTGCCTTACCAGTATCGTAGCACAGCTGTCGTAACCCCAACTGAGGAAAGTGTTTTTACGGCGGGGGGCGTGGAGATCTCGGGGCCCGGCAGTGTGGCCCCGCCCACAACCACACGAACAGTAGAAGAGGACCAACGCAACTCTCCTCCACCTGTCAATCAAGAGTCACAGGAAGCAGAGCTGTCCGGCCCTGATGAT GACGATGATCGCTGTGAAGAGTGGGAGCGACATGAGGCCCTCCATGATGATGTCACCAGTCAGGAGCGCACTAAAGAGAGACTGTACGAGGAGAAGATTGAGCTCAAGTGGGAGAAAGGAGGATCTGGACTCGTCTTCTACACAGATGCTCAGTTCTGGCAGGAAGAAGAAGGAG ATTTCGACGAACAAACGGCAGATGATTGGGACGTGGATATGAGCGTCTATTACGACAAAG ATGGCGGCGACATGGACGCCAGAGACTACGTCCGCATGCGTTCTGAAAATAGACTTCGTGAGGGTCTGGAGGGGCTGCCTGGACGTCAACAGAAGATCGGAAGCTTCGAGAGGTTCACAAAG ggaGTAGGCAGGCGTGTGATGGAGAAACAGGGCTGGACGGATGGTAAGGGTCTCGGGAACAGTCAGGTGGGAATGTCGGATGCTTTAGAGAGTGAAGGACAACATCCACATTGTAAGAGAGGCTTTGG GTACCATGGAGAGAAGCTCAGCTCATTTCTTCCACTTAAAAAACCTAGAAAGGaatttcacatatcaacaattTATGATAAACCTAAAGACATCGATAAAGGCGATGAGCTGCTGCGGCGGCAACCCAGCACCAGCATTAAGTACAGAGACTGGCAGCCATCGGGCAGCACCTACTCAACCAGCCGACCACTGCCGCCATGA